The genome window AGGCCAAGGTAATTTAAAATGTAAACCTGGTTCTGTTACTGTATCATCGGCACGGCCGAATGTAATGACAACTGCTTGTTCTGATTCATCTACCGTGTACCACGATGTAAAAACTGCAATAAGTGCAACTATGCCGAAAATGCCAAGTCCCACCATCATTAGTGACCTTTTCACACTCATGTCGAATCCTCCCTTATACTTAGTACTATAGTTTACGAGATACTTTATAAAAAGTTTCAAAATATTTTAATAAACTAATACTTTAATTTTAGGCAGTTTGACATATGGTACATTTTTTATTTGGAAAATAAAAAACCCTGTTACCATTTAAGGCAACAGGATATTGACAACTAGATGTTCCAATGCTGGGAAAAATGTTGTTGTTAAAACAATACTAATTAATGCAGCTACGATCATAGCAAGACTTGCAAAAGTACCTTCAAGCTCACCAAACTCAAACGCTTTAGAAGTACCTGTACCGTGGGCTCCCATTCCCAGCATTAAACCTCTAGAAGAAGGTCTGTGAAAACGACATACTTTAATAACTAACGGTGCAATCAGACTTCCTAAAATACCCGTTGCCATAACAAAAACGGCTGTCAGCGTAGGAGAGCCACCAATCATATTGGAAATATCCATCGCGATTGGTGTAGTGACTGAACGCGGTACTAAGCTATGCACAAGCTCATCATTTAATCCAACTACTACGGCAATTATAAATGATGATGTAATGGCAACCGCAGATCCAACTGCAATACTTAGAAAAATTTCAAAGGCATGTTTCTTTAATAGGTTAAAATTTTTATAAATTGGTACAGCAAATGCAACTGTTGCTGGACCTAGTAAATTTGTTAAAATATTGGCTCCTGCATTAAAGGATTTATAGGATGTACCTGTTAGTAGCAAAATGATAATTATAACTAACGGTGTAATCAGTATAGGTGTTAGCCATTCCTTCTTATACTTTTTATAAAACATTTTACTAATATAAAAAATTGCAATAGTACCAAGTAAACTTAAGATAGCTATTAAAAAGCTCATGCAGTATCACCTTTCTTTCGTTGCTCTAGCCATTGTGCTGTGAAACCTGTTGCAAACATAACAACAATAGCACTCACTACAATAACAAGCACAACCTTCACACCTTGCACACCGAATAGTGCATCATAGTCGATTACTCCGATAGCAGATGGAATGAAAAATAGTAATAACTCACTAAGTAATAAACCTGCACCTAGCTCAATCCATTCAAGCTTAATAATATGAAACTGTAAAAGTAAAAACAATAAGACTAGTCCAATTATGCTCCCTGGAATCGGCAAGTGAAGTAGACGTGCAATACTATTTCCAACAAATAATAGTATATAAAGATAGCCGATTTGCACGATACTTTTGACGATTTTCATGGTCATCCTTCTTTCAATTTTTTATCCCGCTTTTACGGTCAGTAATATAGATCACTTCTTGATTAATTTCACCTTGGCATAATTGCGTCAGGAGGCATTATCTTCATTCAGTAGGTGTTTGGACACCTACTGAATGAAGATAATGTGGGCTAATTAACTGAACGATAAGCGCGATTGGTTCTACTAACAAGTACACTGATTATTAGTTGAATATTATGCTACTATACTTTACACCTATTTGCGTTACGTGTAAAACAGAAAAAGAATCTACCACCAAAAACTTTGGCAATAGATTCTTCCTTCTATGACGATAGCTAAGCAGCACAATCAAAAAATCTTCATGCATATAAGTAAAGATTTCTTAGCCAATTTATAGTCTTATCAATTATATAGGGGGTTTCTATTAATAAGTATAAGCCCCCATTGTGAATCTAAAATTGTGCTATTGTAAAGAAATCGTTAATTTTTCGGGATCATGACAATCATTTTTGTGCCTACGCTAACTTCACTTTCTACTTGAATGCGACCATGATGCGCCTCTACTAAGTGTTTAACAATAGCAAGCCCTAAACCTGTTCCCCCAGAATTCCGGCTTCGCGCACGATCCACACGATAAAATCGTTCAAAGACACGGGCTATTTCATGCTTTTCAATCCCTATACCCTGATCCTCTATTTCAATAATGCCGTACGTTTCATTTTCCTTTAATCGAATTGTAACGGTTGTATTTTCTGGCGAGTACGTAATGGCATTGGTAATTAAATTAGTGACAATTTGAATGATACGATTCGCATCACCCATAACCTGGACATCACGTTCTATATCAACATGAAAGCTCATATTTTTCTCATCTAGACGAGGTCCTGTCAGCTCTGCTCCACGTATAAGTACATCTTGCAAGCCCATCGGCATTATATTAACGGTAAAACCATGCTGTTCAATTTTCGATAACTCTAGTAAGTCCTGGATTAGCATCTGTAGACGGTTACTTTCTTTATAAATGATCTCTAAAAAAGATAGCAACATTTTTTCGTCCTTATAGGCCCCATCAAGTAAAGTTTCCGAAAAACCTTTAATAGATGTAATAGGTGTACGCAATTCATGAGATACATTGGCCACAAAGTCCTTACGAATCTGCTCTAAACGAACAAGCTCCGTAATATCGTGCATAACAATAACGACACCAAGCCATCGACCATGATCTCCTATAACAGGTGCTCCATACACTTCCTTATTATAAAGCTCCTGTTGGACCTCCATTTTAATTTGTTGTCGATAAGGCATTTCTGTTAGAAACACATGGTCGATAAACTGCTCCATTGATTTAGGTAAACCTATAGTACGAAAGACTTTTCCTTGCACATCGTCAATTTGCATACCGAAACGCTCTAAAAATACACGGTTCACGATAGATATATTCCCCTCACGTCCAATCATCATGAGGGAACTTCCCATGTTTTCAATTAACGTTTTAAGCCTTTCCTCTTCTACCTCACGAATCGTCGTAATATCCTGTAAATTACGCGCTAAAATATTGATAGAGTGACTAAGTGGCATCATACGTTCATGCTCATTTTCATGGGCACGTGCACGATAATTTCCCTTTGCCAGCTCAAGTGCTGTATCTGTTACGTTATCAATAGGAGCGGTGAAATTTCGAATCATATAGCGACAGACAACAGCTATTAATATAAGCGTGATTGTAAACAAAATCGCTAGCACTACATAAACTCGTGCACGAACATTCGATAATATTGTGTCCTTTGCTTCAATGTTTTGAGCAGTATACAGTGCCTCTTTATCTTCCTTAGATAGTTCAATCTTTCGTTCATCTAATACTTGACTGATGGATTCTTGCATCTGCGAACTCGCCTGCTCATTGTACTGTTCTATATAAACAGGAAAAAGCTGACCTATAACAATCATTAGGACAGCTAGTATCGTTCCAAGCAATAGCATGAATGTCAAGAATAAGCGGTTGCTCATTGATTTCATGTCGTCTTCGGCTCCTCAAATTTATAGCCAAGGCCGCGAATTGTTTTGATGAACATCGGCTTACGGCTATTTTCCTCGATTTTATCGCGAAGGTGGCTAATGTGTACATCCACAATTCGAGTATCGCCAGCAAAATCATACTTCCATACAGCACTTAATAGCTGATCACGCGTTAAAACACGGTTTTTATTTTCAAGTAAGTAAATGAGTAACTCAAATTCCTTTGGTGTAAATTCCAGCGCCTCATCTTGTAAAAACACTTCAAAACGCTCAGGAAAGACACGCAATTGTCCAAACTCATACATTTTCTCTTTAGGCACATTCTTATCTTCTGCCACAACATTTTGTGTAAAACGTCTTAATACAGCCTTTACCCGCGCTAACACTTCGCGTGGACTAAAAGGCTTCGTCATATAATCATCTGCCCCTAGCTCTAGACCAAGTACTTTGTCGAACTCGTCATCCTTTGCTGTTAACATAATAATAGGTGTATTCATACGTTGTTGACGAATTTGTTTACATACCTCCATACCATCAAGCCTTGGAAGCATCAAATCTAATAGAATTAAATCTGGCTGTAAGTCAATTGCCTTATCAAGCCCTTCTTGACCATCTGCAGCTGTTTCTACAACATAGCCAGCCTGCTCTAAATTATATTTCAATAATGTCGCAATAGAAAATTCATCTTCTACAACTAAAATCGTTTTTGTCATGTGTTATGCCTCCGATAGTGATTTGAAACCCCCATTTCAAATCTCAAGACGTCAATAATGCAATAGGTGGCGTCACTAGCAATGTACCTTCAATCACAAGTTGCTTTTTCTCATTATATGAGTGCACAGATACAGTAATTGTATTTTGTATTTTATTTACTTCTGTTACCTCTAAAAGCGTATCAAACAATTCATAATGATAGAGAGGTCCTAAATATTTTAAATGTTGCTCAATAATTCGTGCACCTGGTCCAGGTATATACTTTGACACAGCTGACGTAATAATACCATTTAACATGATCGTTGGTACGATTGGCTTTTGAAAAGGTGTCATCGCAGCATAATCATGTTGAATATAAAGCGGATTACTATCATTTGTAAGCCCTAAATAAAGCAATAAATCCTTATCTTCTATCTTTTCGGTAATATGAATTTTCTCGCCAACTGTAATTTCGTCAATAGTGAGACCAAGCTTACTGTTTTTTTGAAGCAAAAATACGCCAACCCCTTTTCTATCATATACCTTCATAGTATCAATTTTATTCCAAAAGTACAACGAAAAGCAGAATAACCATTTTATCTTCATTTAGCATTTTTTTATTTGTAACAAATAGAACGCGACAGCTACCATTACACCAAAGCGAAATTGATAAAAGTTTACTACCAAAACGTGGGGTTGATTTCCGTTCCACGCCACTCGCTTTGCAAAAGAGTCATACTTTAATTAATATGACACTTTAATTTCATTGACATAATAGTTTTTCAACAACATAAAATCGAGTAGGAATGAATCCCACTCGATTTCATAAACTTTTATTAAGCTAAAACTTTCATAACGTCGCGGACAGCCTCTGCCGATTTATCTAAAGCTGCCTTTTCATTGTCTGTTAATTCAAGTTCGAAGATTTTTTCGATACCATTTGCTCCAAGTAATGTCGGAACACCTAAATATAAATCATTGTAGCCATATTCGCCCTCTAAGTATGCGATAGATGGAAGTATACGTTTTTGGTCTTTAATGATAGCTTCCGCCATTTCAATAAGTGCCGCCGAAGGAGCATAATATGCAGAACCATTACCAAGGAGGTTAACGATTTCAGCACCACCGTTACGTGTACGATCAACAATCTCTTCAAGACGATCAGCCGGGATTAATGTTTCTAATGGAATACCACCCGCGAATGAGTAACGAGTAAGTGGCACCATTGTATCACCATGACCACCTAAAACAAAACCAGTGATGTCTTTTACTGAGATATTAAGCTCTTCAGCAACAAACGCACAGAAACGAGCCGTATCAAGAACTCCTGATTGACCGATTACACGATTTTTAGGGAAACCAGTTTCTTTGTAAACAGTGTAAGTCATTGCATCAACTGGGTTTGTAAGAACGAGGATTGTTGCATTTGGTGAGTAATTCGCAATTTCC of Lysinibacillus agricola contains these proteins:
- a CDS encoding LrgB family protein, with product MSFLIAILSLLGTIAIFYISKMFYKKYKKEWLTPILITPLVIIIILLLTGTSYKSFNAGANILTNLLGPATVAFAVPIYKNFNLLKKHAFEIFLSIAVGSAVAITSSFIIAVVVGLNDELVHSLVPRSVTTPIAMDISNMIGGSPTLTAVFVMATGILGSLIAPLVIKVCRFHRPSSRGLMLGMGAHGTGTSKAFEFGELEGTFASLAMIVAALISIVLTTTFFPALEHLVVNILLP
- a CDS encoding CidA/LrgA family holin-like protein, which encodes MKIVKSIVQIGYLYILLFVGNSIARLLHLPIPGSIIGLVLLFLLLQFHIIKLEWIELGAGLLLSELLLFFIPSAIGVIDYDALFGVQGVKVVLVIVVSAIVVMFATGFTAQWLEQRKKGDTA
- the pnpS gene encoding two-component system histidine kinase PnpS, producing the protein MKSMSNRLFLTFMLLLGTILAVLMIVIGQLFPVYIEQYNEQASSQMQESISQVLDERKIELSKEDKEALYTAQNIEAKDTILSNVRARVYVVLAILFTITLILIAVVCRYMIRNFTAPIDNVTDTALELAKGNYRARAHENEHERMMPLSHSINILARNLQDITTIREVEEERLKTLIENMGSSLMMIGREGNISIVNRVFLERFGMQIDDVQGKVFRTIGLPKSMEQFIDHVFLTEMPYRQQIKMEVQQELYNKEVYGAPVIGDHGRWLGVVIVMHDITELVRLEQIRKDFVANVSHELRTPITSIKGFSETLLDGAYKDEKMLLSFLEIIYKESNRLQMLIQDLLELSKIEQHGFTVNIMPMGLQDVLIRGAELTGPRLDEKNMSFHVDIERDVQVMGDANRIIQIVTNLITNAITYSPENTTVTIRLKENETYGIIEIEDQGIGIEKHEIARVFERFYRVDRARSRNSGGTGLGLAIVKHLVEAHHGRIQVESEVSVGTKMIVMIPKN
- a CDS encoding response regulator transcription factor; the protein is MTKTILVVEDEFSIATLLKYNLEQAGYVVETAADGQEGLDKAIDLQPDLILLDLMLPRLDGMEVCKQIRQQRMNTPIIMLTAKDDEFDKVLGLELGADDYMTKPFSPREVLARVKAVLRRFTQNVVAEDKNVPKEKMYEFGQLRVFPERFEVFLQDEALEFTPKEFELLIYLLENKNRVLTRDQLLSAVWKYDFAGDTRIVDVHISHLRDKIEENSRKPMFIKTIRGLGYKFEEPKTT
- a CDS encoding MaoC/PaaZ C-terminal domain-containing protein, coding for MLQKNSKLGLTIDEITVGEKIHITEKIEDKDLLLYLGLTNDSNPLYIQHDYAAMTPFQKPIVPTIMLNGIITSAVSKYIPGPGARIIEQHLKYLGPLYHYELFDTLLEVTEVNKIQNTITVSVHSYNEKKQLVIEGTLLVTPPIALLTS
- the mdh gene encoding malate dehydrogenase, whose product is MSLKRKKISVIGSGFTGATAAFLAAQKELGDVVLVDIPQAENPTKGKALDMWEAAPVQGYDSYVKGTSNYADTADSDVVIITAGVARKPGMSRDDLVQINQGVMKAVSKEIANYSPNATILVLTNPVDAMTYTVYKETGFPKNRVIGQSGVLDTARFCAFVAEELNISVKDITGFVLGGHGDTMVPLTRYSFAGGIPLETLIPADRLEEIVDRTRNGGAEIVNLLGNGSAYYAPSAALIEMAEAIIKDQKRILPSIAYLEGEYGYNDLYLGVPTLLGANGIEKIFELELTDNEKAALDKSAEAVRDVMKVLA